In a single window of the Triticum dicoccoides isolate Atlit2015 ecotype Zavitan unplaced genomic scaffold, WEW_v2.0 scaffold97317, whole genome shotgun sequence genome:
- the LOC119348594 gene encoding protein PELPK1-like, which produces MSNGARILEEETTPSKGEEHLPELPALPKVELPLFPEVHLPPKPELPKVELPSFPEVHLPPKPELPTFPEVHLPAKPELPKVELPPKPEMPTIPEFHFLEPEAKP; this is translated from the coding sequence ATGAGCAATGGAGCAAGAATCCTGGAGGAGGAGACGACTCCTTCCAAAGGCGAGGAGCACCTGCCGGAGCTGCCAGCGCTGCCCAAGGTCGAGCTGCCACTATTCCCGGAGGTGCATCTGCCACCTAAGCCTGAGCTGCCCAAGGTAGAGCTGCCCTCTTTCCCTGAGGTGCACTTGCCACCCAAGCCCGAGCTGCCAACGTTCCCCGAGGTGCACCTTCCAGCCAAGCCGGAGCTGCCTAAGGTGGAGCTGCCACCGAAGCCAGAGATGCCCACCATCCCGGAATTTCACTTCCTGGAGCCGGAGGCTAAGCCATGA